The sequence TGAGGTGAGCGCATGACCCAGGCCGTAACCGTCCGGCGCGATGGAGATACCTTTCAGGCGCGGCTCTTCTGGTATCACGCGGCGCGCCTGCTTGACCCGGACAGTCCGGTCGTGCGCGTGGGCTTCGAGACGGGACCAAAGAGCTTTGATGACATCTGGGTCGAATACGATGCCGCGCGCAGTGCGGTCGACCAATATGGCGACCCGCTGCGGCGCGAGCACATGCAGTGCAAATGGCACGTCGCGCCCGACAGCTACGGCTACTCCCACCTGGTCGATCCGGAGTTCATCAACGCGAATGCCCGCTCGTTGCTGCAGCGCGCGCGGGAAGCGCAGCTCGCTTACGCCCCACAGGGGAGTGGCGTGCGGTTCAAGCTCGTGACCAACTGGCGCCTTGACCGCAACGACCCACTGCGCGAAATGGTCGGCACGCGCTCCGGCGCGATGCGGCTCGAGCGGCTCTATGGCTCGGTGACCGACAACAGCAAGGCCGGCGCCGTGCGCAAGGCCTGGCGCGAGCATCTCGGCATCGATGAAACCGAGCTTCGCGTTTTGGCGCGCACGCTCGCATTTGGCGAGGCGACCGATACGCTCGATGGGCTGCGCGATCAGCTTGACCTGTTGTTTGCCTATGTCGGCCTGCAGCGCATCGCCGCCAACCAGAGCGCGTTCCCCTATGACGATGTCGTTTTCCAGTGGATGGCGCAGGGGCGGCTCGAGTTCGACCGCGCCGGCTTCCGCGCCGTCTGCGCCCGGGAAGACCTATTGGGTGCGGCGCGAGGCGGACCGCGGGTCTTCGGCGTCAAATCCTTCGAGCACGCCTTCGATCGGCTTGAGGAGCGTTGTCATGCCGTGCTGGACATGATCCCGTCCTTTGACGAGCGATATATCCGAAGCGACGCCGACTGGGAAGCGAAGCTCTATCCCGCGCTGCGGGGCTTCCTACTCACAGCCGCCAAGGACCAGCCGCGCCTGCGGCTAGCGCTTGACGCCCACGTAACGCTGACCTTCGCCGCCGGCTCCATCATCAACATCAAGTCGGGCCGACAAGTCGAGCTCGAGCAGCGCAGCACCGGCCGCCGGCTTTGGTCGGCCGATGACGTGATCTCCGATCCGACCTGGCCGACCCTCGTTGCGGAGACGGTGGAGCTTCGGAATGATCAGCCGGATCTTGCCGTGGCGCTCGGCCTGACCCATGACGTTTCGGCCGATGTGCGCCGATACTGCGAAACCGCGCTTCCAAGTGTCGGCCGGCTTTTGATCTTGAAGCCGAGTTCCGGATCGGGCGCGCAGTCCGTTACCTGTGGGCGCCACGCTTTCGAACTCGCGGACGCGACGACCCGCGCGGTTCGGGCTGTGAAGGCCGACGGGATCGGCATGACTCATCTGTTCATCGCCGCGCCCAACGCCTTCACGTTCTTCCTTGGTCAGCGCCAGGTGGCGCTCGGTTCTGTCCGGCTCTACGAGTTCGATTTCGACGGCGGCCGTGGCCGTTCCTACACTGCCGCTTTGACGCTTCCGTTCGCCAAGGCAAACGCATGAGGCAGACCCCAAGAGCGGAGCTGACACATGATCCGCTAGGATCCAGCGCCACGCGACCGTTTCTGTTGCGGGGCGCCGGCCGATTTCGTCCTCAGCTGCGCAATCTCGCCGATCATCTCTTCTATCCGCTTGTGAAGGTCCCGGATTTGCTCCCGGTCCTCACGCCGATGGCGCTCGAAGCCTTCGATCGTCCGTTGTGCGGCGCGAAAGTCGGCTTCGGCATTGCGCAGGGCCGACTTCAGGGAGCCAAAGTTCCGGGCCAGATCGTCCCTCTCGGTCGCAATCTGCTTCATGGCGCGTTCCGTCTCCTCCCGCTGGCTTTCGGCAAGCGCAAGCTTCTCCGACAGGGCGAGCCCGTCTCTCTCCAGATCGTTGATGCGGCTCTGAGGTCCAGCGTTCTCTTCGCCAATCGTATTGGTTGATGCCGTGGGCACGCCTGCCCAATACTTGGCGAGAAGAAGCAGGATTTCCTGGGAGGCTCCGGCCGTGAGGTGCAGCAACTCACGTTTCAATGCGGGGGGTAGGCGTCCGGCAAGCGCAGGGCCTTGCGACCGTCGCCGGGGCATCCCGGCAAGGACGGTCTTGATCCGTTTGACATTCCCCCCTCCCAATCGCATCCGGACGCGCATCGGATTGATTTCTTCGCCCTGTGCAATCAATGCTTGCGCGGCCACCACAATTTCGGAATCGGTATATTTTTGTGGGCGGGGCATAGGTTCAGCCGATGGTTTGTTTGATTTGTGCTAACTTATTTTACACATGGGTCCCCGCGATGAAAGGGCAGAATGAGCTTTCTTGATGTCATTCCGCACACGTTGTTTCGCCTGCTGTCGTCGCCGGCGCACCTTCGCAACGTCGCGATCCTGGAAGCCATTTTTGAGCAGTTCTTCGACGATTTTGCTTTCGCTCCGAAGAAATCCGAGGTGCTGCAGGTTATTCGCCAGGTCCTCGAGAACCCCGATTTCCGGAGCGTTTCTGACGACGACGAGCCAAGCTCAACCACGGAGACCGCTGAGTACGTTATCTATGGGCGATTGCGGGACGACGGCTGGATCATGGAAGTGGCGAACCGAAAGGCCGCCGAGGTCTATATGCCCCGCGAGCCCCACGCCCTGCTTTCCTCGCTGATCACGCTCAAGGAGGAACTCAAGGTCGACATCTCGGCCGAGGCCAGCCTGATCGACAGCGGCATTTTCGCCGCTTATCAGGACCCCGTCGGTAAGGTCATGAACATTGCCAGTGCGCGCCGCCAAGCGGTGCAGTTGCGGCGTTCGATCGACGGTGTCCTGACGTCCCTCCATCGGATCGAAGAAGACCTGATGCGGTCCGATGGCCTCGCCGACTTGCTGGCCCGCTTCATGGAACGCTTTGTCGAGAAGATACTGCTCGAGAACTACCGGGCGCTGAAGGCGTCCGCCTACAATCCGATGCGCTTCCAGCGCAGTATCCTGACGAATACTGATCTGTTTATCAATGATGAGGGCCAGATTGCGCGAGCCGCTGTTGCGCTTACGGATCAGGGGATGGTCGCCGACATCGCCGCGGCCGAAACCCAGATCATCCAGGATCTCATGCGCATCCGTGCCGTGTTCGCTGGCCTTGGAGAAAAGCTGGACGTGATCGACCGCTTTTCGCATCGGCTCGAGCGCCGGATTGCCACAACGGTGCGATACCAGGAGACAGCACGCAACGTCCGCGAAGAGAGACTGCGGGATGCGATCCGCCTCGCATTTAACCACTGGAGCGTCGGTAACGACGAATGCGTCACGCCACTTGTTGAAATCCCGGTTCCTTATGCGAACGCCACCTTGGCTCTGGCGAAGAAAGCGCGCGAGCCGGTCGAACCGCAGACGCGCGAGCCGAAGACGGTCGATCCGGCGGACGTCAAGCGTGAGCAGATGATCGACGCCTATGTCGCCGCGATGGACGTTACTCCCCGCGCCGTAGCCGAACGTATGCGGAAGCTGGTGCCGGATGATGGCAGCTTCTTCGATCTCGACCAGTTCGAGCCGGAATCGGCCCGGGACATCGCCATCCTCTACGAAGCACGGTCCGGTGCGCTCGCATCGAACCCCGAATTCGAAGTGCGCACGAGCGCCGCTCGGGCAACAAACAGATTTGTTTCCGGCCCCGGCGTGCTCGTGCGCCGCAGACAAGGCAAAGCATGACCTACTTCTCGCGGTGGGCGACAAGGCAAGCCGCCCAGGACCCTAACTTCAGCGCTGAGCAGCTCACTGAGACGGGCAACCGGCTCCTGCATCGGCAGTTCGTCTCCCGCGGTGATTTCGGCGGAGCTGCGCATTTCGACCGCATCGCGAGCAATCTCGACTATTTCAAAGACCTGTTCGCGAGCTTCGGGTTCAGCTTCGTCTTCAATGACACCTGGGGCTATGCCGGATTCGTCAGCCCGGTCGCCTATGGCAATGCGCGGGTACCGACACAGGAAACCATCGTCCTCCTATGCCTTCGCATGCTTTACAACGAAGGCGCCGAGAAGGGCTATTTCATCGACTCGAGCGCGCAGATCCTCGTCGAAGAAGAGGAGATCCAGACCGTCTTTTCCTCCATGGGTTCCCGGACCCTCAAGCCGGGCGAATTGCGATCGATTCTGACGACATTCAAGCGCAAGGGTTTGGTCACGTTCGACCAGAGTCATTCGCTGCAAGTGTCCGCCGACATCCACATCCGCCCCACAATCACCGAGGTCGTCGACGGTTCTTTCCTGGCCCGCATCGAGGTATGGGCCGGTCAGCCGGTGCGGGCCGCTGAACCTGTCGATCACGAGGATGATGCCGCAGACGATGCCTCCGATAGCGCGACGGAGAGCTCACCATCATGATTCCGGCCTTCGTGTTGCGCAACATCGCCGCCGTCAATTTCTATCTCTACGCCCAGGACTTCCCCATTTCCGGGCGCGGCAATGCAGTCTTTCTCGGTGGCAACGGATCGGGCAAATCCGTTCTGCTCGACGCGATCCAGATCGTCATGACGGGCATGAACCGGCGTTACCTCGATCTCAACAGCCGCGTTTCCGAGGGAGGGCGTAGCACCAGAACCGTGCGCGAGGCCTGTCTTGGCCTGCTCGACGACGGTGAAGGCTATCAGCGCGACGCTTGCCTTACATATATCGCTCTCGGCTTCGAGGCTGTCGACGGATCGCGTCGCTGCACCGCAGGCGTCTGTCTCGAGGCCAAGGCATCTCTCAATGAAGAGAACGTCCTCGGCCTCTTCATCCTGGAGGGCGAGATACTGGGTTTCGCAGATTTCATCCATCCGAAACCCAAGGGCTTTGAGGAGAAGGCGTGGCCGACCTTCCTGGATGAACAGCGGCGCAAGGGACGAGAGGTCAAGACATTCCAGCGCCAGAAAAATCAGGCTTTTTTGCGCGAGCTTTACGCGATCATCAACGCGAATGCCCGCGGGACCCAACTCGATCCTGATCGTGCGCGGGCCGCGCTGCGCCAGGCGCTGTCCTTTGACATCGCGCAGATCACGAGCGTCACCGACTTCGTCAAGCGCTTCCTGCTTGACGTCCCGATCGAGATCGAGACATTTCAGGCGCGCTACAACACATGGCGCGACATGCAGAAGACCATTGAGCGCGTCGAGGCGGAGATCAGGACGGTCGAGACAATCCGAGCGGCATGCGAGCGCGTGATGGAGGATCAATTCAACACGCGCATGTGGAATTACGGTGCTCAGCGCGCGGAATACGATCGTTATGGTGCCTTCATTGCCAAGCAGCGCCAAGAGATCGCCGAGATGCAGGAGAAGCTCGATAGCACGAGATCCTATCAACAGACGCTCGTCGAAGGGATCGAGCAGATCCGGCGCCGACTTGACGCCATTAAGGACCAGATCGACGGAACACCGGCCTTTGAGCAGATCAAGAAAGCGCAGGCTGAGAGGAACACCCAGGACGCCATCCGCAAGGCGGGTGCCATCGAGGCTAAGCCGATCTTCGATGCGCTCAACGCCTTGCGCGAAGCTACGAACAGCCCCGCCTTTCCCACCGGTCTTGCCAAAATCACAGATTTTGCTTCGAGGCTGACGTCCGACCTGATCGGCATCCACGATGCCGCTTGGCCGAAATCTCCCAAGCAGATCACGGCGCTCGTGTCCGCCGTGCCGCAGCTTTCCGATGTCAGGGCCGTGCTAGACGAGCGCCATCAGAACGCCGCCTCGACCAAGGCGAGCTTGACGAAGGAATTTGACGAGGGCGATCGCATATTGAAGAAGCTGCGGTCGGGCGGCACCTACATGTCGAACGACACGCAGGACTTCCTGGCCGATATGGCGAAGATGCGTGTGCCGGCGCAAAGTCTTTCGGAGGTCGCCGACATCGCTCCTGCGTTTGCCGAATGGCGCGCCATCATCGAATCGATCCTCGGCGACTGGGCCGATGCCCTCATCATCGAGCCGCGTTTCATGGACCAGGCCTGCCGCCATTTCGACAGCCACTATAAAGCGACCAGAGCCAAGCTGATCCAGTCGGAGAATGTGCTGGCCCAGGACCAGAGTCTCCGCTCCGGTACGTTGGCCGAGGCGGTGGTTACCGATAACTCATATGCGCGCGCGTTCCTCAACGTGCGGCTCGGCCGATCATTCGCGCGCGTTCCGCCAATGATATCCGCAAGGGCGATCTCGCCGCATCAGCCGACGGCAAGTACGCCCATGGCCGCGGCATCGAGTATCGCCAGCTCAAGCAGATTCCGCGCCTAGGACAATCGGTCCGCGAGCAGCAGATCGCCCAGCTCAGCGAACAGCAACGCGAGCTCCAGACAAAGTTGCAGACCGCGCGGGACAATGAACGCCGATCATTCGCCGTCCTTGAGGCCATCAAACGCGCAGAGACGACTCTCGTGACCAATCGCGGCGCGGCGGCCCAGCTGCTTGAGACGATCGAATCCGCGGATCGCGAGAGCGAGCGCCAGGTCGTCCTCATTCGCGACCTCGAGGCCGAGTTGCCGCAAGGGGGGATGGAGGAAAAGCGCGAGGTCGAGCAAATGCTCGTTCAATACAAAAAGGAAAGAGACGAAGAGGAGGGGAAGGAAGACGAGCTCATCGACGCCATCGGGCAACGAAAGGGCGCAATGAAGACGAACGCGGACGAACGCAAGAAGGCCGCCGAACGTGCCTGCGAGGCGTTCCCGCCATTCGACCGGCGCTGGCAGCGGCACGATCCCGCGATTGGCCTGGAGGCGTTCGCTAGGCGCGCTCGCGCTGCCTATGTGCAGGAGCGCGCCACGCGGGGGCATCCCGCGCATGTCCGCAATCACTTTGAGGGCCTTCTCAAGGACAGGGTACCGGCCCAGCGGGTAGCGAGGCTGAACGCCGCGATCCAGGACTATGTTCAGGCAAATCCGGACCAGCATCCGCACTTCGAGTGGACGCAGTTTGTCGCGACCGAACAGACGACCACTCTTTACGACTGGATCGACTCGAGACATCGCGAGCTCACCCAAACCATTTTGCGTAACTTCAAGGGTCAGATTGATAAAGCTGTCGCCGCCCTGGTTGAGACAATGGTGCACGACTTCCTGAGCCGCCTTAGCGGCAACATCGATGCGGTCGACCGCATTAAGGACGATCTGAACCGGGCGTTGCGCGGCAGCGTCTTCATGGGGGAAGTTTATCAGATCCGCCAGGAGCGTGATCAGGACAAGGAGACCATCCGCTACCTGATCGATCGGCTCGACATCGTGGCGCCAAAGGCCACCGCTCTGATGCAGAGCAATCCAGATCCGAACGATCCTGATCAGGTGAAGATCAAAGAGTTGATCGACATGCTGACGATCGAGAATGGCGACGATGCCCAGAATCGCCGCCGAATTCGCGAGCTTGCGGACTATCGGAGTTACTTTCGTTTCAGCATCGATATATGCGATCCGCAGCAGGGTTACCGCAGGATTTCGGATCTCGAGCAGCGCCGCGGCAAGGCCAGCGGAGGACAGAAGTTCGTCCCGTTCTATATCTGCCTTGGTGTTGCGGCCGCGTCAGCCTACTTCAATCACCTTGGAGGCAGTCGCGAGGCGCCGCCCTAATCGGCCCTTATGCTGATGGACGAGGCGTTCGAGAAGCTCGATCCCGACAATATCTACAAGATCATCCGGTTCTACGATCAACTCGGCCTCCAGCTCATCATGGCCGCGCCAAAAACGCATCAGGCCCTCTATCAGGAGACGTTTGATACGTTGATTTCGATCATCCGGGTCGGCCGCGCGATCCAGGCGATCCCACAACATTTCCATCAAGAAGCGCACATTCTCTTGCGCAAAGAGAACCCTATGCATCAGCCGCGAAGTTTCTTCGAAGAGCGTGTCCGCGAGGAGCGGAGGCATGCCGCGGAATAATCAATATACCGCGGAGACGCTGCTGAATCGGCTGCTCGACCGCTTTGAAGCGCCGTTGGCTCGCACTCGCGACATCACACAGACGATCGACTACACCCTGGTCGGGGGGCCCGCCGCGCAGGACGAGTTTCATCGTGTGCTGCGCGATGCGGAACGAGCGGGCGGTATCGCGCTCGAGCAGGATCGACTTGGTCGGTTCACCGGCGAGTTCGCGCGGGTGCGCCTCGTCGATCCTGACAAGCTTTATCGATTCCTGGTCAGAGCGCCCGCAAGAGCGACCGCTGAGACCGCGCACCAGGCGATACTGGCTGCTATCCCGGAGATTCTGGCGGATACCTTCTTTCGAGGTATCGAGCAGGAGGCTATCTCAGCCTGGAAAAACAATAAGACGTTTCTCGGGCTCTCGGTGGGCGAGATCGACACGTTCCTCACAACTATCCGCCTTGTGCATGGCATCGTAAACCTGTCGGGCCGCGATATCGATCACCGGACGTTTTCTCGCCGGCTCGCAAAGGACAGCAAGGCCCTCGAGCGGATGGAGGGTCGCGTCGCCCAGCTGCTCCGACGTCGCGATCCGAGCCTGGCCGGTGAAGAGCCGCGCGAGGTTCTGGAAGCGAGTGGCATCGTGCGTCGGGCCCATCTCCTGCAGGTCAAGGGTCCGCTTCGGCTCTCTTCCGAGGCGCTCAACATCCATGGTACCGGAGAGGCGTTTATCGGCCTTCCGTGGCTCTCGGTTCGGCAGGCTTCTTTGGCTCACGGCGTTGACTACGTGATGACTGTCGAGAATCCGACAAGCTTTTGGCGTTACAGCACGGAAATCGATGGAAACTATCTCGCACTCCTGACAGATGGATTTCCGGCGCGCGATGTGCTGTCGAGCATGGTGCATCTCGTCCGGCACGCTCTTCTCCTGGCGCCGGAAACGCCGGTTTACCATTGGGGTGATATCGATGCCGGTGGCTTGAGGATCGCTGCGCATCTCGAAGACGCGTTCGGGATTCATGTTCAACTGCATCAGATGGAGCCAAAACTCGCATGCGCCTTCGGGTCAGCGCTGCAATCGCAGAAAGGTCTCGAGAAACTCGCTATGCGCTCAGGCGAAATCGGACAATTGGCGCTCTGGCTTCGCAGTGAGGAAGCAAAAATGTTGGAGCAGGAGGAACTCGATCCGATGCCGCCAATTTTGGCGGCCGGGAGGCATCTTTCGTCATGAGCGAAAGTAGCGTCGCATCTGCCGGTGGGATCACGATCACGGAACGCGGCGTGGCTGCCTCGTTCGTTTAATCGCTGCTCCATGGATGCGTAGAAGGCGTCCATATCGACATGGATGATTTTCGCCGATGCGGTGCTGGCCCCGTTTGGTAGTCAGCCTCCTCGTCGGTCACGTCGTTAGGCCCTGTAGGTCTTCCTTGACGCCGCGAGCGACGATCCGGAGGCTTCTATCCGGAAGCGGCCTTTGCAATTTCAGGGCCTCGTCCGCGGGAGCCGTCATCCAGGTCTCGACCTCTTCCGGAGTTGTCAGGATGATCGGCATCGCTTTGGGGTGGATGGCACCGACCTCGGCGTTCGGCTCCGTAGTGAGGAACGCGTAGAGGTCGTTGGTCGTCTCACATTCCTTGACTTTCCGGACGCTGGTCCAGTCGGTCCAGATGCCGGCGAAGCAGGCGAGTGGGCGGGTCTCGTCGAGCGCGAACCAGATGTCGCCGCCTTCGGTCTTGTTGAACTCGCTGAAGGAATTGAAAGGCACTACGCAGCGATTTTCGACGCCGAGCCAGCGGGCCCAGTGTTTGCTCTTCACATTGCGGATGTTGGTCGTGCCGCTGTCCGGCTCCATTCTGAGCAATTCCTTGAAATCGACCGTCTTGCCCTTGGCCTGAAGCTTCTCGGCTCGCTTCTTCGTGGCGTCCATGAGTGCCTTCGATGACGATGGCATTCCCCACCGGGCCGTAGCGAGCTCGCGGCCCTCGGCTCCGTTGCGCACGATCGGTGCTTCGTAGTCCGGAAACACGCCGGGCATGGCGGCCAGATTGCCGACGTATCGGTTTACGACGCGAAACAGCGCGCTGATAGCTGCTTGGTTCGTCGTGATCGAATAGAGATTGCAGATGTGGACGGCCCCCCCGCTTGTCAGGATTTTAGCAGACTTCTGGCCAGATCGCTTGCTATCAGATGTCCGGCCTGTTTGCGCGGACAAAGCCCGCTGGCCAAGATGGTGTTCGCTACGCACGCTCCAAGCACATAGGCGACATTCGTGATGCCAGTGTAATCTACGGAAGCTCGCGCGTATTGACCGATCGGTCCTTCCATCTACTGCGTCCTGCAAGTTCGTGGGTCATCCGGCGAGCAATCTCGGCCGGTACACTGAGTTCAGATCAGATGGGCATGGCGGCTACCGGCCGGTTGTACACGCCACCCGATATCATCAAGCGCCAGGCGATACGGGCGAACTTGTTGGCTAAGGCCACCGCGACTAACTTCGGCGGCTTTCGCTCCAGCAGCGAAGTGAGCCAGGGTGTCGGCTTATGACGGCCCTTTCGAATGTGCCTCAGCAGCGCGGTCGCGCCGACAATCAACGTCGATCGGAGCATTGAATCTCCGGCCTTTGTGATACCGCCATATCGTTGCCGGCCGCCAGTTGAGTGATCCTTGGGGGTCAGTCCGAGCCAAGCCGCGAAGTCGCGGCCTGATCTGAACGTCTCCGGCGGGGGCGCCTTCATGCTTAGCATGGACGACCCAATCGGACCGACGCCAGGAATCGTCGCGATCCGCCTGCTGACATCATCCTCACGATGCCACTTCATCAGCTTGGCTTCGATCTTTGCCAGGCGGGCTTCGACCGCGGCATACTCCTCCGCCTGAAGGCGGAAGAGATCCCGCGCCATTTCCGGTAAGTTGTCATCCTCGAGCACCCGCTTGATAAGTGCCGTGACGTTCTGCCGACCGGCGGGGCCAACGATGCCAAACTCAGCCGCATAACTCCTGAAGGCATTAGAAAGCTGCGACTTCACGCTGACCAGGCGTTCCCGCACGGTCATCAACATGCAGGCCGCTTGCCGTTCTTTTGACTTCACCGGTACAAACCGCATACTCGGCCGGGTGACCGCCTCGCACAGCGCCTCGGCATCGGCCGCGTCGTTCTTGCCGCGCTTTACGTAAGCCTTCACATATTGGGGCGGGATCAGCTTCACTTCATGACCAAACGACTGCAGCAGGCGCGCCCAGTGATGCGAACTGCCGCAGGACTCAATGGCGACGAGGACCGGCGGAAGGCGCTCGAAGTAGCGGATCATCTCGGCTCGCCGAAACTGCCGCCGGACGACTACTGCCTCGTTCTCGTCAACACCGTGAAGCTGGAAGACCGACTTGGAAGTGTCCATACCGATACGAATGGGAAGATTCATCAGACTTTCCTCTCATCTAGCTATGACGCCAGAGCGCCATAGAACCGTGGGGATGAGAGGCCGTCCACACCAGCACATTAATCAGCTTCGGTTCGAGGGTGGCGAGGCTGCCAGGCTAGTTGTAGCAGAGTCGCAGCCGGACGCCGGCCCGCCTTGTCGCATTTGCGGCAGCGCAGCCGGCTTGCGAGATCATGCACGAAGGTGGTTGGTGGGTGCTTCATCGCCGCAAGGTCGACGTCGCTCGGCGTCTTGCAGCGAGCGCACCTGATCTCGAGCCAGGGAAAGCCTCCGTTCACAGCCTGGTCGATGGTGGGCGACGGATCGATCGGTTCACCGTCACTCCACATCCGCTCGTTCCAGCTTTCGCAAAGCAGCCTGTCTGCTTGCTGAATCATGGCCTCGCCCTTGGCCCGCATCTCCGACGATTGAGCGGCCAGCACATTAATCAGCTTCGGTTCGAGGGTGGCGAGGCTGCCAGGCTAGTTGTAGCAGAGTCGCAGCCGGACGCCGGCCCGCCTTGTCGCATTTGCGGCAGCGCAGCCGGCTTGCGAGATCATGCACGAAGGTGGTTGGTGGGTGCTTCATCGCCGCAAGGTCGACGTCGCTCGGCGTCTTGCAGCGAGCGCACCTGATCTCGAGCCAGGGAAAGCCTCCGTTCACAGCCTGGTCGATGGTGGGCGACGGATCGATCGGTTCACCGTCACTCCACATCCGCTCGTTCCAGCTTTCGCAAAGCAGCCTGTCTGCTTGCTGAATCATGGCCTCGCCCTTGGCCCGCATCTCCGACGATTGAGCGGCCAGCATGTTGGCCATCGCACGTGCCTTGCCGAGCTCTTTCGCCAGAGCCTTGCGATCGCCGCCCGACAGGGGCGTGGGGTGATACTTCGGGGCCATCCGGATATCCAGGCGCTAAGAGATCGCATCGGCAATCGGGAAAAGTTACGGCGTCTCGAATGCCTGCCAGCACCCGTCTTCTTCATGCCTGCCGGTGCGCTGCTGACAGGTGTTGTCGAGCAACCGCTGCGCCACGTCCTTCCAAAGCGCGTTCTCGCCATACAATCGGACCGCATCGGCCTTCTGGATTTCCACGGTCCGCTCGCAGCGGCGGCAGGAGACGCGCAGCACGTGGCGTTGAATCTCGGAACGACGTCGCTGTCGCTTCTCGGCTCCGGTGGCGCCGACGCGAGGGTCTTTCAGGACCGATTCCCAATATTCCGCCGGGAGTGGAGCATCTGGAGCCGCCGTGGAGGGGCCCGGGCTACGGGCAGCTTCCGCGGCCAGTTTTTCCATCTGCTTCGGTGTCGGCATTCGCCAGCTCGGGTCGATCGGTCATTCCGAATTAGAACATAACAAGAACAAATGTCGAGTCCGCTCGGACCCTCATCGAGAAAAAATCGTCCTGTCGGAATGGGCGCGGTGTCGGAACCAAGGCCTGCGGATCGTCTTAAATCCGGCATCAGTATTGGAGTTCCCGTCATGGCCCCGCGTGCCAACTGGAAAGGCTTCCTGCGCCTTTCGCTCGTCACCTGTCCGGTCGCGCTGTATCCGGCCACCTCCGAATCCGAAAAGGTCTCGTTCAACCAGCTCAACCGGAAGACCGGACACCGCATCAAGTACGCCAAGGTGGACGCTGATACCGGCGAGGAGGTCGACAACGAGGACATCGTCAAAGGCTACAAGGTC is a genomic window of Bradyrhizobium sp. CB1717 containing:
- a CDS encoding SbcC/MukB-like Walker B domain-containing protein → MTNRGAAAQLLETIESADRESERQVVLIRDLEAELPQGGMEEKREVEQMLVQYKKERDEEEGKEDELIDAIGQRKGAMKTNADERKKAAERACEAFPPFDRRWQRHDPAIGLEAFARRARAAYVQERATRGHPAHVRNHFEGLLKDRVPAQRVARLNAAIQDYVQANPDQHPHFEWTQFVATEQTTTLYDWIDSRHRELTQTILRNFKGQIDKAVAALVETMVHDFLSRLSGNIDAVDRIKDDLNRALRGSVFMGEVYQIRQERDQDKETIRYLIDRLDIVAPKATALMQSNPDPNDPDQVKIKELIDMLTIENGDDAQNRRRIRELADYRSYFRFSIDICDPQQGYRRISDLEQRRGKASGGQKFVPFYICLGVAAASAYFNHLGGSREAPP
- a CDS encoding SAVED domain-containing protein, whose amino-acid sequence is MTQAVTVRRDGDTFQARLFWYHAARLLDPDSPVVRVGFETGPKSFDDIWVEYDAARSAVDQYGDPLRREHMQCKWHVAPDSYGYSHLVDPEFINANARSLLQRAREAQLAYAPQGSGVRFKLVTNWRLDRNDPLREMVGTRSGAMRLERLYGSVTDNSKAGAVRKAWREHLGIDETELRVLARTLAFGEATDTLDGLRDQLDLLFAYVGLQRIAANQSAFPYDDVVFQWMAQGRLEFDRAGFRAVCAREDLLGAARGGPRVFGVKSFEHAFDRLEERCHAVLDMIPSFDERYIRSDADWEAKLYPALRGFLLTAAKDQPRLRLALDAHVTLTFAAGSIINIKSGRQVELEQRSTGRRLWSADDVISDPTWPTLVAETVELRNDQPDLAVALGLTHDVSADVRRYCETALPSVGRLLILKPSSGSGAQSVTCGRHAFELADATTRAVRAVKADGIGMTHLFIAAPNAFTFFLGQRQVALGSVRLYEFDFDGGRGRSYTAALTLPFAKANA
- a CDS encoding DNA-binding protein; translated protein: MAAQALIAQGEEINPMRVRMRLGGGNVKRIKTVLAGMPRRRSQGPALAGRLPPALKRELLHLTAGASQEILLLLAKYWAGVPTASTNTIGEENAGPQSRINDLERDGLALSEKLALAESQREETERAMKQIATERDDLARNFGSLKSALRNAEADFRAAQRTIEGFERHRREDREQIRDLHKRIEEMIGEIAQLRTKSAGAPQQKRSRGAGS
- a CDS encoding ATP-binding protein produces the protein MIPAFVLRNIAAVNFYLYAQDFPISGRGNAVFLGGNGSGKSVLLDAIQIVMTGMNRRYLDLNSRVSEGGRSTRTVREACLGLLDDGEGYQRDACLTYIALGFEAVDGSRRCTAGVCLEAKASLNEENVLGLFILEGEILGFADFIHPKPKGFEEKAWPTFLDEQRRKGREVKTFQRQKNQAFLRELYAIINANARGTQLDPDRARAALRQALSFDIAQITSVTDFVKRFLLDVPIEIETFQARYNTWRDMQKTIERVEAEIRTVETIRAACERVMEDQFNTRMWNYGAQRAEYDRYGAFIAKQRQEIAEMQEKLDSTRSYQQTLVEGIEQIRRRLDAIKDQIDGTPAFEQIKKAQAERNTQDAIRKAGAIEAKPIFDALNALREATNSPAFPTGLAKITDFASRLTSDLIGIHDAAWPKSPKQITALVSAVPQLSDVRAVLDERHQNAASTKASLTKEFDEGDRILKKLRSGGTYMSNDTQDFLADMAKMRVPAQSLSEVADIAPAFAEWRAIIESILGDWADALIIEPRFMDQACRHFDSHYKATRAKLIQSENVLAQDQSLRSGTLAEAVVTDNSYARAFLNVRLGRSFARVPPMISARAISPHQPTASTPMAAASSIASSSRFRA
- a CDS encoding DUF4194 domain-containing protein produces the protein MTYFSRWATRQAAQDPNFSAEQLTETGNRLLHRQFVSRGDFGGAAHFDRIASNLDYFKDLFASFGFSFVFNDTWGYAGFVSPVAYGNARVPTQETIVLLCLRMLYNEGAEKGYFIDSSAQILVEEEEIQTVFSSMGSRTLKPGELRSILTTFKRKGLVTFDQSHSLQVSADIHIRPTITEVVDGSFLARIEVWAGQPVRAAEPVDHEDDAADDASDSATESSPS
- a CDS encoding Wadjet anti-phage system protein JetA family protein is translated as MSFLDVIPHTLFRLLSSPAHLRNVAILEAIFEQFFDDFAFAPKKSEVLQVIRQVLENPDFRSVSDDDEPSSTTETAEYVIYGRLRDDGWIMEVANRKAAEVYMPREPHALLSSLITLKEELKVDISAEASLIDSGIFAAYQDPVGKVMNIASARRQAVQLRRSIDGVLTSLHRIEEDLMRSDGLADLLARFMERFVEKILLENYRALKASAYNPMRFQRSILTNTDLFINDEGQIARAAVALTDQGMVADIAAAETQIIQDLMRIRAVFAGLGEKLDVIDRFSHRLERRIATTVRYQETARNVREERLRDAIRLAFNHWSVGNDECVTPLVEIPVPYANATLALAKKAREPVEPQTREPKTVDPADVKREQMIDAYVAAMDVTPRAVAERMRKLVPDDGSFFDLDQFEPESARDIAILYEARSGALASNPEFEVRTSAARATNRFVSGPGVLVRRRQGKA